Proteins encoded in a region of the Ancylobacter sp. SL191 genome:
- a CDS encoding SAM-dependent methyltransferase, protein MERVLLQVISRVVRRGNLTVTFASGRRATFGDGSGPALAMRFTSPEWQRQVGLDPELKLGEAYMEGGLVIEQGDLAEVLALLMAQVGLAVPSASAKFLMKLRFLFRRLAQFNPRERSQQNVAHHYDLDGRLYSLFLDADRQYSCAYFERPDQSLDDAQLAKKRHIAAKLLFDRPDLTALDIGCGWGGMGLYLAENAGARVTGVTLSQEQLGVARNRAVERGLAGRAEFRLQDYRDTPGPFDRIVSVGMFEHVGVGHYDEYFGKVASLLKEDGVALIHAIGRSEGPGITNPWIAKYIFPGGYIPALSEVLPAIERAGLYVTDVEILRLHYAETLKAWRERFLAHREEVERLYDARFVRMFEFYLASSEMAFRHQGMMIFQFQLAKREGVVPMTRGYIAEAEAALARMENRHRPGLRLAGE, encoded by the coding sequence ATGGAAAGGGTGCTTCTGCAGGTCATCTCCCGCGTCGTGCGGCGCGGCAATCTTACCGTCACCTTCGCCTCCGGCCGTCGCGCCACCTTCGGCGATGGCAGCGGCCCGGCGCTCGCGATGCGCTTCACCTCACCGGAATGGCAGCGCCAGGTGGGTCTCGATCCCGAACTGAAACTCGGCGAGGCCTATATGGAAGGCGGCCTTGTCATCGAACAGGGCGATCTCGCCGAGGTGCTGGCCCTGCTCATGGCGCAGGTCGGCCTCGCGGTGCCCAGCGCCAGCGCAAAGTTCCTGATGAAGCTCCGCTTCCTGTTCCGGCGCCTCGCCCAGTTCAACCCGCGTGAACGCTCGCAGCAGAACGTCGCCCACCATTACGATCTCGACGGCCGGCTGTACTCGCTCTTCCTCGATGCCGACCGGCAATATTCCTGCGCCTATTTCGAGCGGCCGGACCAGTCGCTGGACGATGCGCAGCTCGCCAAGAAGCGCCACATCGCCGCCAAGCTGCTGTTCGACCGGCCGGACCTCACCGCGCTCGACATTGGCTGCGGCTGGGGCGGCATGGGGCTTTATCTGGCGGAGAATGCCGGCGCCCGCGTCACCGGCGTCACCCTCTCGCAGGAACAGCTCGGCGTCGCCCGCAACCGCGCGGTGGAGCGCGGCCTTGCCGGGCGGGCCGAGTTCCGCCTGCAGGATTACCGCGACACGCCGGGGCCGTTCGACCGCATCGTCTCGGTCGGCATGTTCGAGCATGTCGGCGTCGGCCATTACGATGAATATTTCGGCAAGGTGGCGAGCCTCCTCAAGGAGGACGGTGTCGCCCTCATCCACGCCATCGGCCGCTCGGAAGGGCCCGGCATCACCAACCCGTGGATCGCCAAATACATCTTCCCCGGCGGCTACATCCCGGCGCTGTCGGAGGTGCTGCCGGCCATCGAGCGGGCGGGCCTCTATGTCACCGATGTCGAGATCCTGCGCCTGCATTATGCCGAGACGCTGAAGGCCTGGCGCGAGCGCTTCCTCGCCCATCGCGAGGAGGTGGAGCGGCTCTATGATGCGCGCTTCGTGCGCATGTTCGAGTTCTACCTCGCCTCCTCCGAGATGGCGTTCCGCCATCAGGGCATGATGATCTTCCAGTTCCAGCTCGCCAAGCGCGAGGGGGTGGTGCCGATGACGCGCGGCTACATCGCCGAGGCCGAGGCGGCGCTCGCCCGGATGGAGAACCGCCACCGCCCCGGCCTGCGCCTCGCCGGCGAGTGA
- a CDS encoding replicative DNA helicase — MLDSSARPPAAPDTTYRTAPHNIEAEQALLGAILVNNEAFYRVSDFLEPKHFFEPLHVTIYETASALIRAGKVATPVTLKTFLPAEFDVGGMTAPQYLARLAAEATTIINAEDYGRTIYDLSVRRDLIAIGEEIVNEAYDADIDATPQDQIEDAEKRLYELAETGRYDGGFLRFNDALKEAVDMASRAFQREGHLSGTASGLDDLDQMMGGLQPSDLIILAGRPAMGKTSLATNIAFNVAAAYRSETLPDGSIKALDGGVVGFFSLEMSAEQLATRILAEQAEIASYKIRRGDITEHEFDKLASCAQMMQTIPLYIDDTGGISIAQLRARARRLKRQRGLDFMVVDYLQLLTGSSKSSSQGRVQEITEITTGLKALAKELGVPIMALSQLSRQVESRDDKRPQLSDLRESGSIEQDADVVMFVFREEYYLKGKEPKEGTEEWFKWDQDMKAAQGIAEVIIGKQRHGPTGTVKVSFEAQFTRFSNLAQNDRLPEH; from the coding sequence ATGCTCGATTCCTCCGCCCGCCCCCCGGCGGCGCCCGACACGACTTACCGCACAGCGCCTCACAACATCGAGGCCGAGCAGGCGCTGCTGGGCGCCATCCTGGTCAATAACGAAGCCTTCTACCGCGTCTCGGACTTCCTGGAGCCGAAGCACTTCTTCGAGCCGCTGCACGTCACCATCTACGAGACCGCGAGCGCGCTGATCCGCGCCGGCAAGGTCGCCACCCCGGTGACGCTGAAGACCTTCCTGCCGGCGGAGTTCGATGTCGGCGGCATGACCGCCCCGCAATATCTCGCGCGCCTCGCGGCGGAAGCCACCACCATTATCAACGCCGAGGATTACGGGCGCACCATCTACGACCTCTCGGTGCGGCGCGACCTCATCGCCATCGGTGAGGAGATCGTCAACGAGGCCTATGACGCGGACATCGACGCGACGCCGCAGGACCAGATCGAGGACGCGGAAAAGCGCCTCTACGAGCTCGCCGAGACCGGGCGCTACGATGGCGGCTTCCTGCGCTTCAACGACGCGCTGAAGGAAGCCGTCGACATGGCCAGCCGCGCCTTCCAGCGCGAGGGCCATCTGTCGGGCACCGCCTCCGGCCTCGACGACCTCGACCAGATGATGGGCGGCCTCCAGCCCTCCGATCTCATCATCCTCGCCGGCCGCCCGGCCATGGGAAAGACCTCGCTCGCCACCAATATCGCATTCAACGTGGCGGCGGCCTACCGCTCCGAGACGCTGCCGGACGGTTCGATCAAGGCGCTCGATGGCGGCGTGGTCGGCTTCTTCTCGCTGGAAATGTCGGCCGAGCAGCTCGCCACCCGTATTCTGGCCGAGCAGGCCGAGATCGCCTCCTACAAGATCCGCCGCGGCGACATCACCGAGCACGAGTTCGACAAGCTCGCGAGCTGCGCGCAGATGATGCAGACCATCCCGCTCTATATCGACGACACCGGCGGCATCTCCATCGCCCAGCTGCGCGCCCGCGCCCGCCGCCTCAAGCGCCAGCGCGGCCTCGACTTCATGGTGGTGGACTATCTCCAGCTGCTCACCGGCTCGTCCAAGAGCTCGTCGCAGGGCCGCGTGCAGGAAATCACCGAGATCACCACCGGCCTCAAGGCGCTGGCCAAGGAACTGGGCGTGCCGATCATGGCGCTGTCCCAGCTCTCCCGTCAGGTCGAATCGCGCGACGACAAGCGCCCGCAGCTCTCGGACCTGCGTGAATCCGGCTCCATCGAGCAGGACGCCGACGTGGTCATGTTCGTGTTCCGCGAGGAGTATTATCTGAAGGGCAAGGAGCCGAAGGAAGGCACCGAGGAATGGTTCAAGTGGGACCAGGACATGAAGGCGGCGCAGGGCATTGCCGAGGTCATCATCGGCAAGCAGCGTCACGGCCCCACCGGCACCGTCAAGGTCTCCTTCGAGGCGCAGTTCACCCGCTTCTCCAACCTCGCCCAGAACGACCGCCTGCCGGAGCACTGA
- the alr gene encoding alanine racemase, which yields MTQSHIPLAEAGGLLTIDLGALRANFAEIVRRVAPAEVAAVVKGDGYGIGLVQAGTALWQAGARRFFVALLSEAHTLRTVLPEAEIFVLNGLFAGTEGAYRDSRLIPVLGSLPEIARWQGFCTASGAALPAAIHVDTGMNRLGLSPTEAINLAEGRGDLGFPLALLMSHLACADEPDHPLTARQLEDFRAVRALFPDVPASLANSAAAMGDAALHFDLVRPGIVVYGGRPRRDIAPLKPVVRLDLRIAQLRHVHEGETVGYGGAQTARRPSRIAILSAGYADGLPRLAGASDERPGAEAVVAGQRCPLIGRISMDLLAVDVTEVPEDAVQPGDWATLIGEGLGLGNLAHPSQTIDYEILTSLGRRFHRRWT from the coding sequence GTGACCCAGAGCCATATCCCCCTCGCCGAAGCCGGCGGCCTGCTCACCATCGACCTCGGGGCGCTGCGCGCCAACTTCGCCGAGATCGTCCGCCGCGTCGCCCCGGCGGAAGTCGCCGCCGTGGTGAAGGGGGATGGCTACGGCATCGGACTGGTACAGGCGGGAACCGCGCTGTGGCAGGCCGGCGCGCGCCGCTTCTTCGTGGCGCTGCTCAGCGAGGCGCACACGCTGCGCACCGTGCTGCCGGAGGCCGAGATCTTCGTGCTCAACGGCCTGTTCGCCGGCACGGAGGGCGCCTACCGGGACTCGCGCCTCATTCCAGTGCTGGGCAGCCTGCCGGAGATCGCCCGCTGGCAGGGCTTCTGCACGGCGAGCGGCGCGGCCCTGCCGGCCGCCATCCATGTCGACACCGGCATGAACCGGCTCGGCCTCTCCCCCACCGAGGCGATCAACCTCGCGGAGGGACGCGGCGATCTGGGTTTTCCCCTCGCACTGCTGATGAGTCATCTCGCCTGCGCGGATGAGCCCGACCACCCGCTCACCGCCCGCCAGCTCGAGGATTTCCGCGCCGTGCGGGCTCTGTTCCCGGATGTGCCAGCCTCGCTCGCCAATTCCGCCGCCGCCATGGGCGACGCCGCGCTGCATTTCGACCTCGTGCGGCCGGGCATCGTGGTCTATGGCGGGCGCCCGCGCCGGGACATCGCGCCGCTCAAGCCGGTCGTGCGGCTCGACCTGCGCATCGCCCAGCTGCGCCACGTGCATGAAGGCGAGACGGTCGGTTATGGCGGGGCGCAGACCGCGCGGCGGCCGAGCCGCATCGCCATCCTGTCCGCCGGCTATGCCGACGGCCTTCCCCGTCTTGCCGGCGCGTCGGACGAACGGCCCGGCGCTGAGGCCGTGGTGGCCGGACAGCGCTGCCCGTTGATCGGGCGCATCTCGATGGATCTTCTGGCGGTCGACGTAACCGAGGTGCCCGAGGACGCGGTTCAGCCGGGCGACTGGGCGACGCTGATTGGCGAGGGGCTTGGCCTCGGCAATCTCGCCCACCCCTCACAGACCATCGATTATGAAATCCTGACCTCGCTCGGCCGGCGCTTTCACCGACGCTGGACGTAA
- the radA gene encoding DNA repair protein RadA, with protein sequence MAKRAASFICQVCGAVHSRWQGRCDSCGAWNSIVQEEASGGSVPPAQRANRKGRLIALESLSGTSEDAPRVIVGISEMDRVAGGGLVPGSVLLIGGDPGIGKSTLLIQASAALANAGHRIIYVSGEEAVAQVRLRAERLGLAGAAVELAAETNVEDIVATLSEGRKPALVVIDSIQTMWTDTVESAPGTVTQVRSSAQILIRYAKRMGAAVILVGHVTKDGQIAGPRVVEHMVDAVLSFEGDGAHQFRILRAQKNRFGPTDEIGVFEMTGLGLREVANPSELFLSNRDRGAPGTAVYAGMEGTRPVLVEIQALVVPTSLGTPRRAVVGWDPSRLSMVLAVLEARCGVKLGAHDVHLNVAGGFRITEPAADLAVAAALVSSLSGAVLPPDAVYFGEVSLTGAVRPVPHTPARLKEAAKLGFNRAVAPEGKKEREKGAMNDKTTGDKATGDKAGRESADAGLAVETVASLGDIVASIASRAPRRGRPQESVERASEEG encoded by the coding sequence ATGGCCAAGCGCGCGGCGAGCTTCATTTGTCAGGTCTGCGGAGCGGTTCACAGTCGCTGGCAGGGCCGCTGCGATTCCTGCGGAGCGTGGAACAGCATCGTGCAGGAGGAGGCCTCCGGCGGCTCGGTGCCCCCGGCCCAGCGCGCCAACCGCAAGGGCCGGCTGATCGCGCTGGAAAGCCTGTCCGGCACATCGGAGGACGCGCCGCGCGTCATCGTCGGCATCAGCGAGATGGACCGGGTGGCGGGCGGCGGGCTGGTGCCGGGCTCGGTACTGCTGATCGGCGGCGATCCCGGCATCGGCAAGTCGACGCTGCTGATCCAGGCCTCCGCCGCGCTCGCCAATGCCGGGCATCGCATCATCTATGTATCCGGCGAAGAGGCAGTGGCGCAGGTGCGCCTGCGCGCCGAGCGGCTGGGCCTTGCCGGCGCGGCGGTCGAGCTTGCCGCCGAGACCAATGTCGAGGACATCGTCGCCACCCTCTCGGAAGGCCGCAAGCCGGCGCTGGTGGTGATCGATTCGATCCAGACCATGTGGACCGACACGGTGGAATCCGCCCCCGGCACGGTCACGCAGGTCCGCTCCTCCGCGCAGATCCTCATCCGCTACGCCAAGCGCATGGGCGCCGCCGTCATTCTGGTTGGCCATGTCACCAAGGACGGCCAGATCGCCGGCCCACGCGTGGTCGAGCACATGGTGGATGCCGTGCTCTCCTTCGAGGGCGACGGCGCCCACCAGTTCCGCATCCTGCGCGCCCAGAAGAACCGCTTCGGGCCGACCGACGAGATCGGCGTGTTCGAGATGACCGGGCTTGGCCTGCGCGAGGTGGCGAACCCCTCCGAACTCTTCCTGTCGAACCGCGACCGTGGCGCGCCGGGCACCGCCGTCTATGCCGGGATGGAAGGCACGCGACCGGTGCTGGTGGAAATCCAGGCGCTGGTCGTGCCCACCAGCCTCGGCACGCCGCGCCGTGCCGTGGTGGGCTGGGATCCCAGCCGGCTTTCCATGGTGCTCGCCGTGCTGGAAGCCCGCTGCGGGGTGAAGCTCGGCGCGCATGACGTGCATCTCAACGTCGCGGGCGGCTTCCGCATCACCGAGCCGGCGGCGGACCTAGCTGTCGCGGCCGCGCTGGTCTCCTCGCTCTCGGGCGCGGTGCTGCCGCCAGACGCGGTGTATTTCGGCGAGGTCAGCCTCACCGGCGCCGTGCGCCCCGTGCCCCACACCCCTGCGCGGCTGAAGGAGGCGGCGAAGCTCGGCTTCAACCGCGCCGTCGCGCCGGAGGGTAAGAAGGAGCGCGAGAAGGGAGCGATGAACGACAAGACGACCGGCGACAAGGCAACCGGTGATAAGGCCGGCCGCGAGAGCGCCGATGCCGGGCTCGCCGTGGAAACCGTCGCCTCGCTCGGCGACATCGTCGCCAGCATCGCCTCCCGCGCCCCGCGCCGGGGCCGTCCGCAGGAGAGCGTGGAACGCGCGAGCGAAGAGGGATGA
- a CDS encoding CvpA family protein has product MTLLDIILIAVMVISGLLAMVRGLVREVFAIASWVIAAGVTLYAYPLVLPFAKQYITNDTFAMAASVGGVFLLTLLIVSIITVRISDLVLDSRIGALDRTLGFLFGLARGFLIMVVAFLFFNWLVQNEQGQPQWIRDARAKLVLQSAGDWLISILPEDPESLIRDIRSSKDAEPTEPPPEPFNPAPATTPSAP; this is encoded by the coding sequence TTGACGCTGCTCGACATCATCCTCATCGCCGTGATGGTGATTTCCGGCCTTCTGGCCATGGTGCGGGGACTGGTGCGCGAGGTTTTCGCCATCGCCTCCTGGGTCATCGCCGCCGGGGTCACGCTCTACGCCTACCCGCTCGTGCTGCCCTTCGCCAAGCAGTACATCACCAACGACACCTTCGCGATGGCGGCCAGCGTCGGCGGCGTGTTCCTGCTGACGCTGCTGATCGTCTCCATCATCACCGTGCGCATCTCCGACCTGGTGCTCGACAGCCGCATCGGCGCGCTCGACCGCACGCTCGGCTTCCTGTTCGGCCTCGCGCGCGGATTCCTGATAATGGTGGTGGCCTTCCTGTTCTTCAACTGGCTGGTCCAGAACGAACAGGGTCAGCCGCAGTGGATTCGCGACGCGCGCGCCAAGCTGGTCTTGCAAAGTGCGGGTGACTGGCTCATTTCCATACTGCCGGAAGATCCCGAGAGCCTGATACGCGACATTCGTAGCTCGAAGGACGCAGAGCCGACCGAGCCGCCGCCGGAGCCGTTCAACCCGGCCCCCGCGACGACACCGTCGGCGCCATAA
- the purF gene encoding amidophosphoribosyltransferase, which yields MAKLAVDGGVPKPVEANDYYDEYGDTLREECGVFGIYGHPDAAAITALGLHALQHRGQEAAGITTYDGQRFHSERRLGLVSDAFSDGEAIKRLPGHIAVGHVRYSTTGETILRNVQPLFAELDGGGFAIAHNGNLTNGLTLRRQIVRDGAICQSTSDTEVMLHLVARSKRVRFTERFVDALRAIEGAYAFVGLTNKKLVGARDPLGIRPLVLGELDGHPILTSETCALDIIGARHVRDIDPGEVIVFSSDKVETLRPFGAVKPRPCIFEYIYFARPDSVVGGRSVYQVRKNMGMHLASEAPADADLVVPVPDSGVPAAIGYSQASGLPYELGIIRNHYVGRTFIQPTQSVRDQGVRMKHSANRAVVEGKRIVLIDDSLVRGTTSVKIVRMMREAGAREVHFRISSPPITHPDYYGIDTPDRDKLLAATHDLEGMRRYIGADSLAFLSIDGIYKSMGYEGRDAVSPQFTDHCFTGEYPTPLTDRVGEVAPRQLSLLAEAS from the coding sequence ATGGCCAAACTAGCCGTTGACGGTGGGGTGCCGAAACCCGTCGAAGCCAACGATTATTACGACGAGTACGGGGACACGCTGCGCGAGGAGTGCGGCGTGTTCGGCATTTACGGGCACCCCGATGCCGCCGCCATCACCGCCCTCGGCCTGCACGCGCTGCAGCACCGCGGCCAGGAAGCGGCCGGCATAACCACTTATGATGGCCAGCGTTTTCACTCCGAGCGCCGCCTCGGTCTGGTCTCCGACGCCTTCTCCGATGGCGAAGCGATCAAGCGTCTGCCGGGCCATATCGCGGTCGGCCATGTCCGCTACTCCACCACCGGCGAGACCATCCTGCGCAATGTGCAGCCGCTCTTCGCCGAGCTGGACGGCGGCGGCTTCGCCATCGCCCATAACGGCAACCTGACCAACGGCCTGACGCTGCGCCGCCAGATCGTGCGCGACGGCGCCATCTGCCAGTCGACCTCCGACACCGAGGTGATGCTGCACCTCGTCGCCCGCTCGAAGCGCGTGCGCTTCACCGAGCGCTTCGTCGATGCGCTGCGCGCCATCGAGGGCGCCTATGCCTTTGTCGGCCTCACCAACAAGAAGCTGGTGGGCGCCCGCGACCCGCTCGGCATCCGCCCGCTGGTGCTCGGCGAGCTCGACGGCCACCCGATCCTGACCTCCGAGACCTGCGCTCTCGACATAATCGGTGCGCGTCACGTGCGGGACATCGACCCCGGCGAGGTCATCGTTTTCTCCTCCGACAAGGTGGAAACGCTACGCCCCTTCGGCGCCGTGAAGCCCCGCCCCTGCATCTTCGAGTACATCTATTTCGCCCGGCCGGACTCGGTCGTCGGCGGGCGCTCGGTCTATCAGGTGCGCAAGAATATGGGCATGCACCTCGCCTCCGAGGCCCCGGCCGATGCCGACCTCGTGGTGCCGGTGCCGGATTCCGGCGTGCCCGCCGCCATCGGCTACTCGCAGGCCTCGGGCCTGCCCTATGAGCTCGGCATCATCCGCAACCACTATGTCGGCCGCACCTTCATCCAGCCGACCCAGTCGGTCCGCGACCAGGGCGTGCGCATGAAGCACTCGGCGAACCGCGCCGTGGTCGAGGGCAAGCGCATCGTGCTGATCGACGACAGCCTCGTGCGCGGCACGACCTCGGTCAAGATCGTCCGCATGATGCGCGAGGCAGGCGCCCGCGAGGTGCATTTCCGCATCTCCTCCCCGCCCATCACCCACCCGGACTATTACGGCATCGACACACCGGACCGCGACAAGCTGCTCGCCGCGACACATGACCTTGAGGGCATGCGCCGCTATATCGGCGCCGACAGCCTCGCCTTCCTCTCCATCGACGGCATCTACAAGTCGATGGGCTATGAGGGCCGTGACGCGGTGAGCCCGCAATTCACCGATCACTGCTTCACCGGCGAGTACCCGACCCCGCTCACCGATCGCGTCGGCGAGGTGGCCCCGCGCCAGCTCTCGCTGCTCGCCGAAGCGAGCTGA
- a CDS encoding VOC family protein yields MVELSEWHRGRLIDHVSLVVADYDACRRFYAAVLAVLGVPLVEGDGYFFADELFVSPGEPTTGRAHLAFQARDEDMVRRFHAAALAAGGRDNGAPGPRSYHPGYYAAFVLDPEGNNIEAVTHGPHRRSAPSVVMSDAD; encoded by the coding sequence ATGGTCGAGCTTTCCGAGTGGCATCGCGGACGGCTGATCGACCATGTCTCGCTCGTGGTCGCCGACTATGATGCGTGCCGCCGCTTCTATGCGGCGGTACTGGCGGTTCTGGGCGTGCCGCTGGTCGAGGGTGACGGCTATTTCTTCGCCGACGAGCTGTTCGTCTCGCCCGGCGAGCCCACCACCGGGCGCGCCCATCTCGCCTTCCAGGCGCGTGACGAAGACATGGTGCGCCGCTTCCACGCCGCGGCGCTCGCCGCCGGCGGGCGCGACAATGGCGCTCCGGGGCCCCGCAGCTACCACCCCGGCTATTATGCCGCCTTCGTGCTCGACCCCGAAGGCAATAACATCGAGGCCGTTACTCACGGTCCGCACCGGCGCTCCGCCCCTTCCGTTGTAATGAGCGACGCTGACTAG
- a CDS encoding SDR family NAD(P)-dependent oxidoreductase gives MSDTSDARPLAGRYALVTGATRGIGEATALALATAGAHVIAIGRTSGALEELDDAIVKAGSTATLVPLDIKDGAAIDRLGGALYERFGKLDIFVGNAGVLGPMTPLAQVEPKEWDDALAVNLTANWRLIRSLDPLLRLSTAGRAVLVSSGAAHKARAFWGTYAVTKAGLEVLARTWAAEVMNIANLKVNLINPGPIRTRMRAKAFPGEDPETLPAPEEVAEAILSLCLPSFEETGALYDFPTRSLKAFPVPA, from the coding sequence ATGTCCGACACTTCCGACGCGCGCCCGCTCGCCGGCCGCTACGCTCTCGTCACCGGCGCCACGCGCGGCATTGGCGAAGCGACCGCGCTGGCGCTCGCGACCGCGGGCGCGCATGTCATCGCCATCGGGCGGACCTCGGGCGCGCTGGAAGAACTGGACGACGCCATCGTCAAGGCTGGTTCCACAGCGACCCTGGTGCCGCTGGACATCAAGGACGGCGCGGCCATCGACCGGCTCGGCGGCGCGCTCTATGAGCGTTTCGGCAAGCTCGACATCTTCGTCGGCAATGCCGGCGTACTCGGCCCGATGACCCCCCTCGCCCAGGTCGAGCCCAAGGAATGGGACGACGCGCTGGCGGTGAACCTCACCGCGAACTGGCGCCTCATCCGCTCGCTCGATCCGCTGCTGCGCCTCTCCACCGCCGGCCGGGCCGTGCTGGTGTCCTCCGGTGCCGCCCACAAGGCGCGCGCCTTCTGGGGCACCTATGCCGTCACCAAGGCGGGGCTCGAAGTGCTCGCGCGCACCTGGGCGGCGGAGGTGATGAACATCGCCAATCTCAAGGTGAACCTCATCAATCCGGGCCCGATCCGCACGCGGATGCGGGCCAAGGCGTTCCCCGGCGAGGATCCCGAGACGCTGCCGGCGCCGGAGGAAGTGGCCGAGGCCATCTTGTCACTGTGCCTGCCGAGCTTCGAGGAAACCGGCGCGCTCTACGATTTCCCCACGCGCAGCCTCAAGGCGTTCCCGGTTCCGGCGTGA
- a CDS encoding DMT family transporter: protein MLIGILAGLMTGALWGLAFIAPRAVQPFTALDISVVRYLIFGVVSAGLMVIPQFRPTGLSPRMLLMGMLLGAVGTFGYFLAISYAVLLAGAVLPPLITGTAPVMLAITANFRERSMPWGRLALPLGLIAAGLGVVNIASLQEAPSGEVGSLLIGVALSVFALFMWIAYGMANAVVMRAPDAPDALRWTGVQGIGCGLLAFLLLPFVSSGPAILDLASPATQHFFLWALMMGVVTSWFGTYGWVVASERLPMALSAQLIVAETVFGLAYGLAFEQRLPTIPEAVGGLLQLVGVVVAVAIFARRRIITPEPGTP from the coding sequence ATGCTGATCGGCATTCTTGCGGGCCTCATGACCGGGGCGCTGTGGGGGCTGGCCTTCATCGCGCCGCGCGCGGTGCAGCCCTTCACCGCCCTCGATATCTCCGTCGTGCGCTACCTGATCTTCGGGGTGGTGAGCGCCGGGCTCATGGTCATCCCGCAGTTCCGCCCCACCGGCCTGTCGCCGCGCATGCTGCTGATGGGCATGCTGCTCGGCGCGGTCGGCACCTTCGGCTATTTCCTCGCCATCTCCTACGCCGTGCTGCTGGCCGGCGCGGTGCTGCCGCCGCTCATCACCGGCACGGCCCCGGTGATGCTGGCGATCACGGCGAATTTTCGCGAGCGGTCGATGCCCTGGGGGCGCCTCGCGCTGCCGCTCGGGCTCATCGCGGCGGGTCTTGGCGTGGTCAATATCGCCAGCCTTCAGGAGGCCCCCTCCGGCGAGGTCGGCAGCCTGCTCATCGGTGTGGCACTTTCGGTCTTCGCCCTGTTCATGTGGATCGCCTATGGCATGGCCAATGCCGTGGTCATGCGCGCCCCCGACGCCCCGGATGCGCTGCGCTGGACCGGCGTGCAGGGCATTGGCTGCGGCCTGCTGGCCTTCCTGCTGCTGCCCTTTGTCTCCAGCGGCCCGGCGATTCTCGATCTCGCCAGCCCGGCGACGCAGCATTTCTTCCTGTGGGCGCTGATGATGGGCGTGGTCACGTCCTGGTTCGGCACCTATGGATGGGTGGTCGCTTCCGAGCGCCTGCCCATGGCGCTCTCGGCCCAGCTCATCGTGGCCGAGACGGTGTTCGGCCTCGCCTATGGCCTAGCGTTCGAGCAGCGCCTGCCGACCATCCCCGAGGCGGTGGGCGGGCTGCTGCAACTGGTTGGCGTCGTGGTGGCGGTGGCGATCTTCGCCCGCCGCCGCATCATCACGCCGGAACCGGGAACGCCTTGA
- a CDS encoding glycosyltransferase has product MKILLANAYLVTIGGSERILLEMAEHFRAGGHDVTVFASVAGPPIADLFHTRLGIAIVTDPAAIAPFAYDLVYLQHHVAGLFDYRLDAASRARTAVVFGKLGRRTFMESGGWLHDRILADGYLANSELTAERLVEVGVTAPVTVFHNAAPAAYFRPDCTAGARLTTITAVTNHSDPALMGALDILEQDYTVHRLGASQGGQRLLTPEMVAASDVVISIGKTIPYALAARVPVFVYDHFGGPGYLSAANIARAARYNFTGRCCERRLDASALAHEIVEGYPAGRAFTQTLGPTDLDRYRLEPYLDALLATAGGDNAARAAQLAADPMIAQERLLATHLHEQYRRKPPERRSQRRLRSALTCARGLVRSLKRACVRPLARLLHSFSA; this is encoded by the coding sequence ATGAAGATCCTTCTCGCCAATGCCTATCTCGTCACAATCGGCGGCTCCGAGCGGATCCTGCTGGAAATGGCCGAGCACTTCCGCGCCGGCGGGCACGACGTCACGGTCTTCGCCAGCGTGGCCGGCCCGCCCATCGCCGATCTCTTCCACACCCGGCTCGGCATCGCGATCGTCACCGATCCAGCCGCCATCGCCCCCTTCGCCTATGATCTCGTCTATCTCCAGCACCATGTCGCTGGCCTGTTCGACTACCGGCTCGATGCCGCCTCACGCGCGCGCACGGCGGTCGTGTTCGGCAAGCTCGGCCGGCGCACCTTCATGGAAAGCGGCGGCTGGCTCCACGACCGGATTCTGGCCGACGGCTATCTCGCGAATTCAGAACTGACGGCGGAGCGGCTCGTCGAGGTGGGCGTTACCGCCCCCGTCACCGTGTTCCACAACGCCGCCCCCGCCGCCTATTTCCGCCCGGACTGCACGGCGGGCGCCCGGCTGACGACCATCACCGCCGTCACCAACCACAGCGACCCGGCGCTGATGGGCGCTCTGGATATTCTGGAGCAGGACTACACGGTGCATCGCCTCGGCGCCTCGCAGGGCGGGCAGCGGCTGCTCACGCCCGAGATGGTCGCGGCCAGCGATGTCGTCATCAGCATCGGCAAGACCATTCCTTACGCGCTCGCCGCCCGCGTGCCGGTCTTCGTCTACGATCATTTCGGCGGGCCGGGCTATCTCAGCGCGGCGAACATCGCCCGCGCCGCGCGCTACAATTTCACCGGCCGCTGCTGCGAACGCCGGCTGGATGCCAGCGCGCTGGCGCACGAGATCGTCGAGGGTTACCCGGCCGGGCGGGCCTTCACGCAGACGCTCGGACCCACAGATCTGGATCGCTACCGGCTGGAGCCCTATCTGGACGCGCTGCTGGCGACAGCCGGAGGCGACAATGCCGCCCGCGCGGCACAGCTCGCCGCCGATCCGATGATCGCGCAGGAGCGGCTGCTGGCGACGCATCTGCACGAGCAATATCGCCGCAAGCCGCCGGAGCGTCGCTCCCAACGGCGGCTCCGCAGCGCCCTCACCTGCGCGCGCGGGCTGGTCCGCAGCCTCAAGCGAGCCTGCGTCCGGCCGCTCGCGCGGCTGCTTCATTCCTTCTCGGCGTAG